One window from the genome of Candidatus Zymogenus saltonus encodes:
- a CDS encoding PQQ-binding-like beta-propeller repeat protein, with protein sequence KTGQEKWRFKTSIGVYSSPCVVDGVVYFGSGDGFLYAVK encoded by the coding sequence CAAGACAGGCCAAGAAAAGTGGCGGTTCAAGACTAGCATTGGTGTATACTCTTCTCCCTGTGTTGTGGACGGTGTGGTCTATTTCGGGAGTGGTGATGGCTTTCTCTACGCGGTGAAATAA
- a CDS encoding PQQ-binding-like beta-propeller repeat protein, translating into MKTVKVNFLFIITALLFLSPMYVASKTKTISGTIASVEAGNGSVGTTITINLGSNNNLKKGDLGWVSKGDENIAYIKIITVGTNSAAAVVTAHENVVKVMSGLPVHFKVEVTEAKPESKPDKKIGEKPKEAPISKTQGKIYPYMPMFRGNPARTGTWITRGVPEASEVLWKFNTNNHVISLSPCVVDGIVYFGSIDGFGFLHAVDTKTGQEKWRFKTGTIESSPCVVDSVVYFGGDYHLYAVDAKKGFEKWRFKTSGYVESSPCVVNGIIYFGSNDENLYAVDTKTGQEKWRFKTGSSFRDSSPCLMDGVVYFGRDALYAVDAKTGQEKWRFKRPECLYSSPCVVDGVVYFGSQDSNLYAVDARTGQEKWRFKTGGYVYSSPCVVHGVVYFGSNDENLYAVDTKTAQEKWRFKTGDKVSSSPCVVDGTVYFGCWDGHLYAVDIKTGQEKWWFKTGYRIYSSPCVLDGVVYFGCANGFLYAVK; encoded by the coding sequence ATGAAAACTGTAAAAGTAAATTTTCTTTTCATTATTACAGCACTTTTGTTTCTATCCCCAATGTACGTTGCTTCCAAGACAAAGACCATAAGCGGGACAATCGCCTCGGTCGAGGCGGGAAACGGGAGCGTGGGGACGACCATAACAATCAACCTCGGTTCCAACAATAACCTGAAAAAGGGCGACCTGGGATGGGTAAGCAAGGGGGATGAAAATATAGCTTATATCAAGATAATAACGGTGGGCACAAACTCCGCCGCTGCTGTTGTTACCGCCCATGAAAACGTGGTGAAGGTAATGTCCGGGCTTCCTGTCCACTTTAAGGTGGAGGTGACCGAGGCAAAGCCGGAATCGAAGCCGGATAAAAAAATTGGGGAAAAACCAAAAGAAGCACCGATATCAAAAACACAGGGAAAGATATATCCGTACATGCCGATGTTTCGGGGGAACCCCGCCCGCACCGGCACGTGGATAACCAGGGGCGTTCCCGAAGCATCAGAAGTCCTCTGGAAGTTCAATACAAATAATCATGTTATATCTTTATCTCCTTGTGTTGTGGACGGTATTGTTTACTTCGGGAGTATTGATGGTTTTGGTTTTCTTCATGCTGTGGATACGAAGACAGGTCAAGAAAAGTGGCGGTTCAAGACGGGTACTATAGAATCCTCCCCATGTGTCGTAGACAGTGTGGTCTATTTCGGGGGGGATTATCATCTCTACGCCGTTGATGCCAAGAAAGGTTTTGAGAAGTGGCGGTTTAAGACTAGTGGTTATGTAGAATCCTCCCCCTGTGTTGTGAATGGGATTATCTATTTCGGGAGCAATGATGAAAATCTCTACGCCGTTGACACGAAGACAGGTCAAGAAAAGTGGCGGTTCAAGACGGGTAGTAGTTTTAGAGACTCCTCCCCATGCTTGATGGACGGCGTGGTCTACTTCGGGCGTGATGCTCTCTACGCTGTGGATGCAAAGACGGGGCAAGAGAAGTGGCGGTTCAAGAGGCCTGAATGTTTATATTCCTCCCCGTGTGTAGTGGACGGTGTGGTCTATTTCGGAAGCCAAGATTCCAATCTTTACGCCGTGGATGCAAGGACGGGTCAAGAGAAGTGGCGGTTTAAGACTGGTGGTTATGTATATTCCTCCCCCTGTGTTGTGCACGGGGTTGTCTATTTCGGGAGCAATGATGAAAATCTCTACGCCGTTGACACGAAGACAGCTCAAGAAAAGTGGCGGTTCAAAACGGGTGATAAAGTATCCTCCTCCCCCTGTGTCGTGGACGGTACGGTCTATTTCGGGTGTTGGGATGGTCATCTGTACGCCGTGGATATCAAAACAGGCCAGGAGAAGTGGTGGTTCAAGACGGGTTATAGAATATACTCATCTCCCTGTGTTTTAGACGGCGTGGTCTATTTCGGGTGTGCTAATGGTTTTCTATACGCGGTGAAATAA
- a CDS encoding VWA domain-containing protein: MDFRRFFLKISLSVLFIFLSASLVFGQDLIHKNGKAEVYLLPDKVEHRVKVKKLIASAVIHEEIKHADVFLELFLENDGKVDFVEVKFFGNEYTEEQKKAWKEHIQTMPASFHHVELAEVFTIPNTRMAKVLGGHYKYSVTIINNQKAAGEVVTFLTFIPSELIDIVTSLTMPELGIESIVISEGNFSHVIPLGKKLTEIPAVPTEVDLKNIGIPAKPTITVTIDKSGKNEIAMGEKISPEIVYSPASSDLTGKSLVMEIVKIEILQDYANEFTPGYTLKKGHISYSRRKTIEEITLLDATELKKLNLKPDDIIKIVPTKEFVFNSPRKHEIIVKVDKAEAKTDFMVKAPEGPSPSITMSLPPTTEEKPPTVAEKPKGPDISSILTESKDTQKDTNLPSILKKTDTESGVPITAGPVGLSYTVLLMDVSASMGSKSKIYQAIDIATDYVNKAGPKDRIALMKFNNSSRLLHDFNEKRGIIISSLHRLKPGGGTALRDALLDAMNVLDNAPGGRRIVYVITDGIDTASTATIDQLKFKATTLGVEIETVPVGSDAKLDVLKSISGISGGSKTKILEKR; this comes from the coding sequence ATGGACTTTCGAAGATTTTTTCTAAAAATATCCCTGTCCGTTCTTTTTATCTTCCTCTCGGCATCTCTCGTGTTTGGACAGGATTTAATCCACAAGAACGGCAAGGCCGAAGTCTATCTGCTCCCCGACAAGGTCGAGCATCGGGTAAAGGTGAAAAAGCTCATCGCAAGTGCGGTGATCCACGAAGAAATCAAACATGCCGATGTATTTTTAGAGCTATTTCTTGAAAATGACGGTAAAGTGGATTTCGTTGAGGTCAAATTTTTTGGCAATGAGTATACGGAAGAACAGAAAAAGGCGTGGAAAGAGCACATCCAGACAATGCCTGCATCATTTCATCACGTTGAGCTGGCGGAAGTTTTCACCATCCCCAACACGAGGATGGCGAAGGTATTGGGAGGCCACTACAAATATTCTGTAACCATCATCAACAATCAAAAGGCCGCCGGGGAAGTAGTCACATTTCTGACCTTTATACCATCTGAGCTCATAGATATTGTCACAAGCCTTACGATGCCCGAGCTTGGTATCGAAAGCATCGTTATTTCCGAAGGCAATTTCAGCCATGTAATTCCGCTGGGGAAAAAGCTCACAGAGATACCCGCCGTTCCAACGGAGGTCGACCTTAAAAACATAGGCATACCCGCCAAACCCACGATTACAGTAACGATAGATAAAAGCGGGAAAAACGAGATAGCGATGGGAGAGAAAATATCGCCGGAAATTGTCTATTCACCGGCCTCCTCCGATCTGACCGGAAAATCGCTTGTCATGGAGATTGTAAAAATCGAGATATTGCAAGATTATGCCAATGAGTTCACGCCTGGGTATACTCTAAAAAAAGGTCACATAAGCTACTCCAGAAGAAAGACCATCGAAGAAATTACCCTCTTAGACGCAACCGAGCTGAAAAAGCTAAATCTAAAACCGGACGATATTATCAAAATAGTGCCGACAAAGGAATTCGTATTCAACAGCCCGAGAAAGCATGAGATCATTGTAAAAGTAGATAAGGCGGAAGCCAAAACGGATTTTATGGTGAAAGCACCGGAGGGACCAAGCCCTTCCATTACGATGTCTCTGCCGCCCACGACGGAGGAAAAGCCGCCCACCGTTGCCGAGAAGCCGAAAGGCCCGGATATATCGTCTATATTGACCGAGTCTAAAGACACACAAAAAGACACGAATCTCCCGTCGATTCTCAAAAAGACGGATACGGAATCCGGGGTGCCAATTACCGCGGGACCGGTGGGACTCTCCTATACAGTCCTTTTGATGGATGTCAGCGCCAGCATGGGAAGCAAGAGCAAGATATACCAGGCCATAGATATTGCCACGGACTACGTCAACAAGGCGGGGCCGAAGGACAGGATCGCGTTGATGAAGTTCAACAACAGCTCCAGGCTCCTTCACGATTTCAATGAAAAGAGAGGTATCATAATTAGTTCCTTACATCGTTTAAAACCCGGCGGCGGCACGGCCTTGCGAGACGCTCTTTTGGATGCCATGAATGTTCTAGACAATGCGCCGGGGGGAAGAAGGATCGTCTACGTCATAACCGATGGTATTGACACGGCAAGCACCGCGACGATAGATCAACTCAAGTTCAAGGCAACCACTCTCGGTGTGGAGATAGAAACCGTTCCCGTGGGATCGGACGCAAAACTGGATGTGCTGAAATCAATCTCGGGGATATCGGGAGGCTCAAAGACTAAAATATTGGAAAAAAGGTAG
- a CDS encoding serine/threonine protein kinase: MKSRFSYYGLALLMFLSFSSQIFANELKIIPKSGSGLFQRDLTGIKVTLDGASVYSGILDDEGLVKSSTGKSINIKPGDYTLSFTLDGYKPAKFEVIIPKTPEGLPILTVSREISLIKLPPPPVEERGPAPRFKSFMEDEEFWGYVMVILLLLIAVLVIVLLFILMRRRSLYMGGAAAAKDKPKLKASKTKSKAPPAEYDDGPIASKEQRFTGKRFGKYLVTKTIARGGMAYVLEAEFEKGGGTQKAALKIPYENYQEDKEFVNRFNQEAELGDILFHENIIQLYEYGKAETGTKFIAMEYVDGTDLRKLIEKEGILEPERSAKIVMDVAKALDYAHSQNPPVYHRDIKPENVMFKDKKGQSPAILTDFGIATQGGTMGTGKALIGTALYSCPDAAKGHPVSPGYDIYSLGVVFYELLTGEVPFSGPDFYTIMRRHEEVEPKPPREINPDVPEELEEIVLKMMEKDPKKRYKKVKELLVTLRDYLNR; encoded by the coding sequence GTGAAATCAAGGTTTTCCTATTATGGCTTGGCGCTATTAATGTTTCTGTCATTTTCGAGTCAGATTTTCGCCAATGAGCTAAAGATTATACCAAAGAGCGGTTCGGGGCTTTTTCAGAGGGATCTAACCGGTATAAAAGTGACCCTCGACGGGGCAAGTGTATACAGTGGTATTTTGGATGATGAAGGATTGGTGAAAAGTTCAACCGGGAAATCAATTAATATTAAGCCGGGCGATTATACCCTCTCATTTACACTGGATGGATATAAGCCCGCGAAGTTTGAAGTTATAATTCCCAAGACGCCGGAAGGATTGCCGATTCTGACAGTAAGCAGGGAGATATCTCTGATAAAACTGCCTCCACCACCTGTCGAGGAGAGAGGTCCCGCACCAAGATTTAAATCCTTTATGGAAGACGAAGAATTCTGGGGATATGTGATGGTTATACTTCTCCTGTTGATTGCGGTGCTTGTTATCGTATTGTTGTTTATACTGATGCGAAGGAGATCATTATACATGGGAGGTGCGGCAGCTGCCAAGGATAAACCAAAGCTAAAGGCTTCAAAGACAAAATCCAAAGCACCGCCGGCTGAATATGATGACGGGCCTATTGCTTCCAAAGAGCAGCGGTTTACGGGCAAGCGTTTCGGGAAATATCTGGTAACAAAGACTATAGCCAGGGGCGGTATGGCCTATGTTTTGGAGGCGGAGTTTGAAAAAGGTGGGGGCACTCAGAAGGCCGCCCTCAAGATACCTTACGAGAATTATCAGGAAGATAAGGAGTTTGTCAATCGTTTCAACCAGGAGGCCGAACTGGGAGATATCCTGTTTCATGAGAATATCATTCAGTTGTATGAATATGGGAAGGCCGAAACGGGGACGAAGTTTATCGCTATGGAATACGTTGACGGGACTGACCTTAGAAAGCTCATCGAAAAGGAGGGCATATTGGAGCCTGAGCGATCCGCGAAGATAGTCATGGACGTTGCGAAGGCGCTTGATTATGCCCACAGCCAGAACCCGCCGGTGTACCACCGCGATATCAAACCCGAGAATGTCATGTTTAAAGACAAAAAAGGTCAAAGTCCCGCAATATTGACCGATTTCGGAATCGCCACGCAGGGGGGCACCATGGGAACCGGAAAGGCGTTGATCGGCACCGCCCTCTATTCATGCCCCGATGCCGCAAAGGGCCATCCCGTTTCACCGGGGTATGATATCTACTCGCTGGGCGTGGTTTTCTACGAGCTGTTGACCGGCGAGGTGCCGTTCAGCGGGCCTGATTTCTATACCATTATGCGGCGGCATGAGGAAGTGGAACCGAAGCCTCCGAGAGAGATAAATCCTGACGTGCCGGAAGAGCTTGAAGAGATAGTATTGAAGATGATGGAGAAGGACCCGAAGAAGAGATACAAAAAGGTAAAGGAGTTGTTGGTAACGCTGCGAGATTACCTCAACAGGTAA
- a CDS encoding WG repeat-containing protein — translation MKKALLFVILLFAMAVVIMPLYTEATTKTISGTITVVEGGNGSVGTTIRINIGSSKNIKEGDLGWVSKGSEVIAYIKIISVHSNSAIAIVTTHQHVVKVTAGLPVGFKVDVTETKPEPKPERKPVKKYPVQPEFVIKPQFDDAGSFSEGLAPINIGGKRGYIGKTGKYVVNPQFDDAGSFNEGLAQVKIGDKYGYIDKTGKYVINPYQFDDAYSFSEGLAWVEIGGKKGYIDKTGKLVIKPQFDGAYPFNEGLATAWIGDKEGYIDRTGRYIIKPQFNFTRPFSEGLAFVRIGDKGGCIDKTGKYVFTTQSLYVGVFSEGLATVFNGSKRGYIDKTGKIVITPQFEGVGNFSEGLARVEIGGKYGYIDKTGKIIVNPKFDDALGFREGLALVKIGSKWGYIDKTGKYIITPQFENAGNFREGLAPVKIGGKYGYIKNPLK, via the coding sequence ATGAAAAAGGCTTTATTGTTTGTGATTCTTCTATTCGCGATGGCAGTTGTAATAATGCCTTTATATACTGAGGCAACTACAAAGACCATAAGCGGGACAATAACGGTCGTGGAGGGCGGAAACGGGAGCGTCGGGACGACGATAAGGATAAATATCGGCTCCAGTAAAAATATCAAAGAAGGCGACCTGGGCTGGGTGAGCAAAGGTAGTGAGGTGATTGCGTATATTAAAATTATATCTGTGCACAGTAATTCGGCAATAGCTATTGTGACGACCCATCAGCACGTAGTGAAGGTGACTGCTGGGCTGCCGGTGGGGTTTAAGGTGGATGTAACCGAAACGAAGCCGGAGCCGAAGCCGGAGCGAAAGCCGGTGAAGAAATATCCCGTACAACCGGAATTTGTCATCAAACCCCAGTTTGATGATGCCGGGTCTTTCAGCGAGGGCCTGGCTCCGATAAACATCGGCGGCAAGAGGGGTTACATAGGCAAGACCGGGAAATATGTCGTCAACCCGCAGTTTGATGATGCTGGGAGTTTCAACGAGGGCCTGGCTCAGGTGAAAATCGGTGATAAGTATGGCTATATCGATAAGACCGGGAAGTATGTTATTAACCCTTATCAGTTTGATGATGCCTACTCATTCAGCGAGGGCCTGGCTTGGGTAGAAATCGGAGGGAAGAAGGGCTACATCGACAAGACAGGGAAACTAGTAATCAAACCCCAGTTTGATGGAGCCTATCCTTTCAACGAAGGCCTGGCTACTGCATGGATCGGCGATAAGGAGGGCTACATAGACAGGACCGGGAGATATATTATCAAACCGCAGTTTAATTTTACCCGGCCTTTCAGCGAGGGTCTGGCTTTTGTTCGTATCGGCGACAAGGGCGGTTGCATAGACAAGACCGGGAAATATGTTTTTACCACGCAGTCTCTTTATGTCGGGGTTTTCAGCGAGGGTCTGGCTACGGTGTTTAACGGCAGCAAGAGAGGTTACATAGACAAGACCGGAAAAATTGTGATAACCCCGCAGTTTGAAGGGGTTGGTAATTTCAGCGAGGGCTTGGCTCGGGTAGAAATCGGTGGCAAGTACGGCTATATCGACAAGACCGGGAAGATTATCGTCAACCCAAAGTTTGATGATGCTTTAGGTTTTAGAGAGGGCCTGGCTTTAGTGAAAATCGGTAGTAAGTGGGGTTACATCGACAAGACCGGGAAGTATATCATCACCCCGCAGTTTGAAAATGCCGGTAATTTCAGAGAGGGCCTGGCTCCTGTTAAAATCGGCGGCAAGTACGGCTATATAAAAAATCCGTTGAAATAA
- a CDS encoding tetratricopeptide repeat protein, translating to MKSIKIFVLLGIISILVLSPMYVASKTKTISGAITSVEAGNGSVGTTIKINIGSSKNIKEGDLGWVSKGSEVIAYIKIISVHSNSAIAIVTTHQHVVKVTSGLSVGFKVEVTETKPKSDKEKSEEWFKKGREQHKKEHYEEAVRSFTEAIKINPNYEEAYKNRAYSYSRMKKYTQAISDFKRALEINPNNEYYYWVLAVTYKNYEGTWHGTAKDYLRIGCEHGDSNCCRNYHWHLEDPGSYE from the coding sequence ATGAAATCGATTAAGATATTTGTCCTTCTTGGCATTATTTCTATCTTGGTTCTATCTCCAATGTACGTTGCTTCAAAGACAAAGACCATAAGCGGAGCGATAACTTCGGTTGAGGCAGGGAATGGGAGCGTGGGAACGACTATAAAGATAAATATTGGTTCCAGCAAAAATATAAAAGAAGGCGACCTGGGCTGGGTGAGCAAAGGCAGTGAGGTAATTGCGTATATCAAGATAATATCGGTGCACAGTAATTCTGCAATAGCCATTGTCACAACCCACCAGCACGTGGTGAAGGTGACGTCTGGCCTGTCGGTGGGGTTTAAGGTGGAAGTAACTGAGACAAAGCCGAAAAGTGACAAGGAAAAATCTGAAGAGTGGTTTAAAAAAGGGAGAGAACAACATAAAAAGGAACACTATGAGGAAGCTGTTCGATCTTTTACAGAGGCAATAAAAATAAACCCAAATTATGAAGAAGCATACAAAAATAGAGCTTATTCATACAGTAGAATGAAAAAGTATACTCAAGCAATATCTGACTTTAAGAGAGCTTTGGAAATTAATCCGAACAATGAATATTACTATTGGGTTTTAGCCGTAACATATAAAAACTACGAGGGAACGTGGCACGGAACAGCCAAGGACTACTTACGAATAGGTTGTGAGCATGGTGATAGTAATTGTTGTAGAAACTATCATTGGCATTTAGAAGATCCAGGAAGTTATGAATAA
- a CDS encoding PQQ-binding-like beta-propeller repeat protein yields the protein MKPIKAYILFTIITFLILSPVYVASKTKTISGTITAVEGGNGSVGTTITINLGSNNNLKKGDLGWVSKGDENIAYIKILSVENNSAIAIVTTHEHVAKVTSGLRISFKVDVKEEIIPEKKTVSKIKEPTFLWRFGRFNIANVPETVKPLFSNGTIYFGSSELYALNSMTGKQCWKFDKDVFESSIFPINSPMVYSNTLYVCNSFSICAFNIDTGYLFWAKQTEQVYDGPPVFIDNMLFYSVIHQGIIARDARSGSLLWRYKTYESIYNAPIIFDSKVYGWDQEQVYCLNSKTGSLIWKKKVKPRTEEVVNYKNTLIIPCVEGLFCLDKDSGEIVKQQRYPSNFGFGDFFRAHSVINGSNVFYNIESSLISINLDSGRVNWEAKLEGSTRFSAPVLSKGRVYIGDNDGYVYALDAYSGKILWRYTEENIKEVYGLCVENSILYFICVEGLKHTSVDGWLYAIKIQ from the coding sequence ATGAAACCAATAAAAGCATATATACTTTTTACTATTATAACCTTCTTGATTCTATCTCCAGTGTATGTAGCTTCCAAGACAAAGACCATAAGCGGAACGATCACGGCCGTGGAGGGTGGAAACGGGAGCGTGGGAACGACGATAACGATTAACCTCGGTTCCAACAATAACCTGAAAAAAGGCGATTTAGGTTGGGTTTCAAAGGGTGATGAAAATATAGCTTATATCAAGATATTGTCTGTCGAAAATAATTCTGCAATAGCCATTGTCACGACCCATGAGCATGTGGCAAAGGTCACTTCGGGGCTGAGAATCAGCTTTAAAGTGGATGTAAAGGAGGAGATTATACCGGAAAAGAAAACTGTTTCAAAAATTAAAGAACCGACTTTTCTGTGGCGATTTGGCAGGTTTAATATTGCTAATGTACCAGAAACTGTAAAGCCTCTTTTTTCTAATGGGACTATCTATTTTGGATCCTCTGAATTGTATGCCCTTAACTCAATGACGGGAAAACAATGTTGGAAATTTGACAAGGATGTGTTTGAAAGTAGCATTTTTCCTATAAACTCACCAATGGTTTATAGTAATACACTTTATGTATGTAACTCGTTTTCAATATGCGCTTTCAATATTGACACAGGGTATCTTTTTTGGGCGAAGCAAACCGAACAAGTCTACGATGGCCCCCCCGTTTTTATTGATAATATGTTATTTTATAGCGTAATTCATCAGGGTATTATAGCAAGAGATGCCAGAAGCGGCAGTTTGCTTTGGAGATATAAGACTTATGAAAGTATCTATAATGCCCCGATTATTTTTGATAGTAAAGTATATGGCTGGGATCAAGAACAAGTATATTGTCTGAATTCAAAAACAGGAAGTTTAATATGGAAAAAGAAGGTAAAACCGAGAACAGAAGAAGTAGTGAATTACAAAAATACACTTATCATTCCCTGTGTTGAAGGACTTTTTTGTCTGGATAAAGATTCTGGAGAGATTGTAAAACAGCAACGATATCCTTCTAATTTTGGTTTTGGGGATTTTTTTAGAGCACATTCTGTTATTAATGGGAGTAATGTGTTCTATAACATCGAGAGCAGTTTAATATCAATAAATCTTGATTCCGGAAGGGTCAATTGGGAAGCGAAGTTAGAAGGTTCTACAAGATTTTCAGCTCCAGTGTTGTCGAAAGGCAGGGTATATATTGGAGATAATGATGGTTATGTGTATGCTTTGGACGCTTACTCGGGAAAAATATTATGGAGGTATACAGAAGAAAATATTAAGGAAGTTTATGGATTATGTGTGGAAAATAGTATTCTATATTTCATTTGTGTTGAGGGATTAAAACACACATCGGTAGATGGTTGGCTTTATGCTATCAAAATTCAATAA
- a CDS encoding serine/threonine-protein phosphatase, translating into MKNTHTLPITFSWRTDTGKVRENNEDSFLALRQAGKNPLNIRSVLIVADGMGGHVGGDRASSSVVRFVDEIFKPKSVSKLDKFIGKEDKAIVSIIKAADKRVRDLSGGDTHKAPGTTFTGAFIIDNKALIGHVGDSRAYHIRNDEIVQVTEDHSYVASLVRDGKLTPEEAKDFPHKNVILKSLGSGESLKVDPPRKINLLDGDILLLCSDGLWDLVSDTEILSIIHKSKSIKIASDRLIKLANHRGGHDNITVVMAEFGQLKRNPKLFSDLKELPRIQPLSNKNFRNLLKGILVLLSILLVFIIWQIVKDYRGIEKNVMPRAGQSTSKPLGDIP; encoded by the coding sequence ATGAAAAATACTCATACCCTACCTATAACCTTTTCATGGAGAACCGATACCGGCAAAGTCAGAGAAAACAATGAAGACAGCTTCCTGGCCTTAAGACAAGCCGGTAAAAATCCCCTGAACATACGCTCCGTCCTCATTGTTGCCGATGGCATGGGCGGACACGTTGGCGGAGATAGGGCCAGCAGTTCCGTGGTGAGATTCGTTGATGAAATTTTCAAACCGAAGAGCGTCAGCAAGCTCGACAAATTTATCGGTAAAGAAGATAAGGCGATTGTATCGATAATAAAAGCTGCGGATAAAAGAGTTAGAGATCTTTCTGGAGGGGATACACACAAAGCCCCTGGCACTACCTTTACCGGGGCGTTCATAATAGACAATAAGGCATTGATTGGTCACGTTGGGGACAGCCGCGCTTATCATATCAGAAACGACGAAATTGTTCAGGTTACCGAGGATCACTCCTACGTGGCGAGCCTTGTGCGGGATGGAAAACTCACTCCTGAAGAGGCGAAGGATTTCCCTCATAAAAACGTAATCTTAAAGTCATTGGGATCGGGCGAATCTCTGAAAGTTGATCCGCCGAGAAAAATCAATCTCTTGGATGGAGACATTTTGCTACTCTGTTCCGATGGCCTTTGGGATCTCGTGTCGGATACCGAGATATTGTCGATTATCCACAAATCGAAAAGCATAAAGATAGCAAGTGACAGACTCATAAAGCTGGCAAATCATCGTGGTGGGCACGACAATATCACGGTAGTCATGGCGGAATTCGGCCAATTAAAGAGAAACCCAAAATTATTCAGTGATTTAAAAGAGCTCCCACGCATTCAACCATTGAGCAATAAAAACTTCAGAAATCTTTTGAAAGGGATTTTGGTGCTTCTCTCAATCTTGCTTGTTTTTATTATATGGCAAATCGTAAAGGATTATAGGGGAATCGAAAAAAATGTAATGCCTCGTGCGGGGCAATCGACATCAAAGCCATTGGGAGATATCCCTTAG